In one window of Solanum pennellii chromosome 2, SPENNV200 DNA:
- the LOC107008771 gene encoding inactive LRR receptor-like serine/threonine-protein kinase BIR2: MNLFRLINLPFIVLFLVFQPLLHCTAVAVAEDDIKCLKGVKNSLTDPKGNLNSWNFANSTVGFICKFVGASCWNDRENRLINLELRDMNLGGNVTDSLKYCRSLQTLDLSGNQISGSIPSDICTWLPFLVTLDLSNNEFTGSIPSDLVSCSYLNKLMLNDNKLSGNIPPQFSSLGRLKIFSVANNDLSGRIPEAFDSADSFDFGGNDGLCGGPLGKCGRLSKKNLAIIIAAGVFGAAASLLLGFGAWYWYFTKAGKRRKMGYGLGRVDSERWADKLRAHRLTQVTLFKKPLVKVKLADLMAATNNFSSSTVINSTRTGTTFRAVLRDGSALAIKRLKAYKLSEKLFRMEMNGLGQVRHPNLVPLLGFCVVEEEKLLVYKHLSNGTLYSLLKGNTSMLDWPTRFKIGLGAARGLAWLHHGCQPPILHHNICSNVIFLDEDFDARIMDFGLARLVTPPDAKETSFVNGELGEFGYVAPEYSSTMVASLKGDAYSFGVVLLELATGQKPLEITAADEVFKGNLVDWVNQLSVSGQIKDAIDKHICRKGHDEEIVKFLKIACNCLISRPKERWSMYQVYEALKSMAEKRGFSEHYDEFPLLFNKQETSSPI, translated from the coding sequence ATGAATCTTTTCAGATTGATCAATCTTCCCTTTATAGTATTGTTTCTTGTATTTCAACCCCTTCTTCATTGTACTGCTGTTGCTGTAGCTGAAGATGATATAAAGTGTTTAAAAGGAGTCAAGAACTCCTTAACAGATCCAAAAGGGAACTTGAATTCATGGAATTTTGCTAATTCTACAGTGGGGTTTATATGTAAATTTGTTGGTGCTTCTTGCTGGAATGACCGTGAAAATCGTCTCATAAATCTTGAACTTCGGGATATGAATCTTGGAGGTAATGTTACAGATTCGTTAAAGTATTGTCGAAGCTTGCAAACTCTTGATCTTTCTGGTAATCAAATTTCTGGTTCAATTCCTTCTGATATTTGTACTTGGCTACCTTTCTTGGTAACCCTTGATTTGTCCAACAATGAATTTACCGGTTCTATTCCGTCTGATCTTGTTAGTTGTTcttatttgaataaattgatGCTTAATGATAATAAGCTTTCTGGTAATATACCACCTCAGTTTTCTAGTTTGGGGAGGCTTAAGATATTTTCTGTCGCAAACAATGATCTTTCTGGTAGGATTCCGGAAGCTTTTGATTCGGCTGATTCTTTTGATTTTGGAGGAAATGATGGGCTTTGTGGTGGTCCGTTGGGGAAATGTGGGAGGCTTAGTAAGAAAAATCTAGCTATTATTATTGCTGCTGGTGTGTTTGGTGCTGCTGCTTCTCTGTTGTTGGGCTTTGGGGCTTGGTATTGGTATTTTACCAAGGCGGGGAAAAGGAGGAAGATGGGGTATGGATTAGGGAGAGTTGACTCGGAAAGGTGGGCGGATAAGTTGAGGGCTCATAGGCTTACTCAGGTTACGTTGTTTAAGAAACCGCTTGTGAAGGTTAAGTTGGCGGATTTGATGGCTGCCACAAACAATTTCAGTTCGTCGACTGTGATAAACTCGACTAGGACGGGGACTACGTTTAGAGCTGTTCTACGTGATGGTTCTGCGCTTGCTATTAAACGGCTTAAAGCTTACAAGCTAAGTGAGAAGTTGTTTCGAATGGAGATGAATGGGCTAGGACAAGTTCGGCATCCTAATTTGGTGCCACTTTTGGGCTTTTGTGTTGTTGAGGAGGAAAAGCTTTTGGTTTATAAGCACCTGTCAAATGGTACTTTGTATTCATTATTGAAAGGGAACACAAGTATGTTGGATTGGCCTACTAGGTTTAAGATTGGCTTGGGTGCTGCAAGGGGCCTTGCTTGGCTTCATCATGGTTGTCAACCACCAATATTGCACCACAACATATGTTCTAACGTTATTTTCCTTGATGAGGATTTTGATGCTAGAATAATGGATTTTGGGTTGGCAAGGCTGGTGACACCTCCAGATGCAAAAGAGACTAGTTTCGTGAATGGGGAGTTGGGTGAATTTGGCTATGTTGCTCCGGAGTACTCAAGCACAATGGTGGCTTCACTGAAAGGGGATGCTTACAGCTTTGGGGTTGTGCTTTTGGAGTTAGCTACTGGGCAAAAACCTCTAGAAATCACTGCTGCTGATGAAGTTTTTAAGGGAAATTTGGTGGACTGGGTAAATCAGCTCTCTGTTTCTGGTCAGATTAAAGATGCAATTGATAAGCATATTTGTAGAAAGGGCCATGATGAAGAGATTGTAAAATTCCTCAAAATTGCTTGCAATTGTTTAATCTCTCGGCCCAAGGAGAGGTGGTCTATGTATCAGGTATATGAAGCGCTGAAGAGCATGGCTGAGAAACGTGGTTTCTCTGAACATTATGATGAATTTCCCTTGCTATTTAACAAACAAGAGACCAGCAGTCCCATTTGA